A genomic stretch from Desulfohalobium retbaense DSM 5692 includes:
- a CDS encoding Hsp20/alpha crystallin family protein yields the protein MFRNLLPSLRREQSGLAYREDPFTEMMERFFRSPFEGFPREFGDFPSIDLSETDKDIVVKAEMPGMEPEDIDLSVEGGSLIIKGEKKRETEDHNENYHRIERSYGSFYRTIALPSQVDEANVKANFKRGVLQITLPKKENTQGKKIAIET from the coding sequence ATGTTTAGAAATCTTCTTCCCAGTTTACGCCGTGAACAAAGTGGTTTGGCCTATCGCGAAGACCCCTTCACAGAGATGATGGAACGCTTTTTTCGCAGCCCTTTCGAAGGATTTCCCCGTGAATTCGGTGACTTTCCCAGTATCGACCTCAGCGAGACCGACAAGGACATCGTGGTCAAGGCAGAGATGCCCGGCATGGAACCGGAGGATATTGATCTCTCCGTCGAGGGCGGCTCGCTGATCATAAAAGGGGAAAAGAAAAGGGAAACCGAGGATCACAACGAGAATTACCACCGTATCGAACGCAGTTACGGCAGCTTCTACCGCACCATTGCGCTACCGAGCCAGGTCGACGAGGCAAACGTCAAAGCCAATTTCAAGCGCGGGGTGTTGCAGATCACCCTGCCCAAAAAAGAAAACACTCAAGGCAAAAAGATTGCCATCGAGACCTGA
- a CDS encoding amidohydrolase, which produces MSLLLRNAVLGETPTDLFIDRGVFQRIGPDLDISADKTIDAAGKAIVPPLVNGHTHAAMTLLRGYADDMELHTWLTEHIWPLEARLSEEDVYVGSLLACLEMIKSGTLFFNDMYWHFEGTARAVTEMGLRAALSSVFIDFGDARTAEDKQRRCLDLLATYKEVDPRLQCALGPHAVYTVSRKSLEWIRDIAEEHDLLIHMHVAETRKEVEDCMAEHGKRPVAYLDELGLLSPRLVACHAVWLTPEEMELLAKRGVNIVHNPVSNMKLCSGTSPVESMRQHGLRIGLGTDGCSSNNALDMFSEMKSAALAAKVATGSPKALPADAVWEMATAQGAAIFNLNHGITEGAWADCLLVDLDQPAMVPCYNLTSNLVYAASGGCVDTAICNGEVLMQKRHIPGEEEIIARARACARRLVAG; this is translated from the coding sequence ATGAGCCTTCTTCTCCGCAACGCCGTGCTCGGCGAAACCCCTACTGACCTGTTCATCGACCGCGGCGTCTTTCAACGCATCGGCCCAGATCTGGACATCTCGGCAGACAAAACGATCGACGCCGCTGGCAAGGCCATTGTGCCTCCGCTGGTCAACGGCCACACCCACGCGGCCATGACCCTGCTCCGCGGCTACGCGGACGACATGGAATTGCACACCTGGCTCACGGAACATATCTGGCCCCTGGAGGCCCGGCTGAGCGAGGAGGATGTCTATGTCGGATCACTCCTGGCCTGCCTGGAGATGATCAAGTCTGGAACGCTGTTTTTCAATGATATGTACTGGCATTTCGAGGGCACCGCCAGGGCGGTGACGGAGATGGGTCTGCGGGCGGCCCTTTCGTCGGTCTTCATTGATTTCGGGGATGCCCGGACGGCTGAGGACAAACAGCGACGCTGCCTGGACCTCCTCGCGACCTACAAAGAAGTTGACCCGCGCCTGCAATGCGCTCTCGGCCCCCACGCCGTGTACACGGTGAGCCGGAAATCCTTGGAATGGATCAGAGATATAGCTGAGGAACACGATCTGCTGATCCATATGCATGTGGCCGAGACCCGCAAAGAGGTCGAGGACTGCATGGCCGAGCACGGCAAACGCCCGGTCGCCTATCTGGACGAACTCGGCCTGCTTTCCCCGCGTCTTGTCGCTTGCCATGCAGTCTGGCTCACCCCTGAAGAAATGGAGCTCCTGGCCAAGCGCGGCGTGAACATCGTGCACAATCCGGTCTCGAACATGAAGCTCTGCTCCGGAACCAGTCCCGTGGAATCCATGCGCCAACATGGCCTGCGGATCGGACTCGGCACGGACGGCTGCTCATCCAACAACGCCCTGGACATGTTCAGCGAGATGAAATCCGCGGCGTTGGCAGCCAAAGTGGCGACCGGATCACCCAAAGCCCTCCCGGCTGATGCCGTGTGGGAGATGGCCACTGCCCAGGGGGCTGCCATATTCAATCTCAACCACGGGATAACCGAAGGGGCCTGGGCCGACTGCCTGCTGGTGGACCTCGATCAACCGGCAATGGTGCCCTGCTACAACCTGACCTCCAATCTGGTCTATGCCGCTTCCGGAGGCTGCGTGGACACAGCCATCTGTAACGGCGAAGTTCTGATGCAAAAGCGCCATATCCCAGGAGAAGAGGAAATTATCGCCCGGGCCCGGGCCTGTGCCCGGCGTCTTGTTGCTGGGTGA
- a CDS encoding tRNA dihydrouridine synthase: MSATPLAPLDQPLAIGDKSLTNRFLLSPMVGVTHVALRRLLHDFGGFGLHWTEMCSASAVLQEDPRISPVFRFHRDELATLVCQIMGSEPETMAAAARRIQDEGFFGVDINMGCCVAAVRQQGAGAALLRDISRAAAIVDAVRQAVDIPLFVKLRSGWTDQGPVVVHAARACAKAGADALIVHPRLAPDRRTRPPQWRDIRAVCEAVDLPVFGNGNVFTADDATAMLRQTGCQGIALGRMAAARPWIAAEWLGHFHPAPETYPKVAQRMVELLWTSFPEGQALRLYRKFMNYFAANFAFGHRLRSDLTRSATPEDLYKEIAHHLTPLPQLTLRPNSLLFAA, encoded by the coding sequence ATGTCAGCCACACCGCTTGCTCCTTTGGATCAGCCACTCGCTATAGGGGACAAGTCCCTTACAAACCGATTCCTCCTCTCGCCTATGGTCGGGGTGACCCATGTGGCCCTGCGCCGGCTGCTCCACGACTTTGGGGGATTCGGACTGCATTGGACGGAAATGTGTTCCGCTTCAGCTGTGCTCCAGGAGGATCCCCGCATCTCCCCGGTCTTCCGTTTCCACCGCGATGAACTTGCTACCCTGGTCTGCCAGATCATGGGCAGCGAGCCCGAGACCATGGCCGCTGCAGCACGCCGGATACAAGACGAGGGCTTTTTCGGTGTCGACATCAATATGGGCTGTTGCGTGGCCGCAGTCCGTCAACAAGGGGCTGGAGCGGCCCTGCTGCGCGATATTTCCCGGGCGGCGGCGATAGTCGATGCCGTGCGTCAGGCCGTGGACATCCCCCTCTTTGTCAAGCTCCGTAGCGGCTGGACTGACCAGGGGCCGGTCGTCGTCCACGCGGCCCGAGCGTGTGCCAAGGCCGGAGCCGACGCCTTGATCGTGCACCCCCGCCTGGCCCCGGACCGCCGCACCCGGCCGCCCCAATGGAGAGACATCCGGGCTGTCTGTGAGGCGGTGGATCTCCCTGTTTTCGGCAACGGCAACGTTTTCACTGCTGACGACGCAACAGCCATGCTCCGCCAAACTGGCTGCCAGGGCATCGCCCTGGGCCGCATGGCCGCGGCTCGTCCCTGGATCGCCGCCGAGTGGCTCGGCCATTTTCATCCTGCCCCTGAAACCTATCCGAAAGTGGCCCAACGCATGGTCGAGCTCCTGTGGACGTCATTTCCCGAGGGGCAAGCCCTGCGATTGTACCGCAAATTCATGAATTATTTCGCGGCGAACTTTGCTTTCGGGCACCGGCTGCGCAGCGACTTGACCCGCTCCGCAACCCCGGAGGATCTTTACAAGGAGATCGCACACCACCTGACGCCGCTGCCGCAGCTCACACTGCGCCCCAACAGCCTGCTGTTTGCCGCGTGA
- the rnhA gene encoding ribonuclease HI, whose translation MSETSVVRLYTDGACLGNPGPGGWAAVLLYGGEARKELSGGYAKTTNNRMEMLALIEGLKVLKRPCRVKVWTDSRYLHDGLTKGWLQKWQKNGWKTAAKKPVKNKDLWQELAALTSRHQLELHWVRGHSGDPENERCDVLAKAAANQPGLAKDPGHE comes from the coding sequence ATGTCCGAGACTTCTGTTGTGCGCCTGTATACAGACGGTGCCTGTCTGGGCAATCCGGGCCCGGGGGGCTGGGCAGCGGTTCTGCTCTACGGTGGCGAAGCCCGCAAGGAACTCAGTGGCGGTTACGCGAAAACCACGAACAACCGCATGGAGATGCTCGCGCTGATCGAAGGGCTCAAGGTTTTGAAGCGGCCGTGCCGGGTCAAGGTCTGGACCGACTCCCGCTACCTCCACGACGGCCTGACCAAAGGGTGGCTGCAAAAGTGGCAGAAAAACGGCTGGAAAACCGCAGCCAAGAAGCCGGTCAAGAACAAGGATCTATGGCAGGAACTCGCCGCTTTGACCAGCAGGCATCAGCTTGAACTGCATTGGGTGCGGGGCCATAGCGGCGACCCCGAAAACGAGCGTTGCGACGTCCTGGCCAAGGCCGCAGCAAACCAACCCGGCCTCGCGAAGGATCCGGGCCACGAATAA
- a CDS encoding phosphomannomutase/phosphoglucomutase: MLPIRPDVFRAYDIRGRVDTDFDPEWVLTLGRACGTFFRTHGLRQCVVGHDCRHSSPLYNDRLIEGLMAAGMDVTALGMVPTPVLYYSIKTLHRQAGVIVTASHNPPEFNGFKIWHGQTTMHTDQIQDLYAIMREGVFENEPGTYSELDIVPAYLEELSSDIALSRPVKVVVDGGNGSSGDICARLLEKAGATVVPLYCTPDGSFPNHHPDPTVAANIVDLQEAVVREQADFGVGLDGDGDRIGVVDAQGAPLYGDQLLAVFARDVLTRQPGATIIGEVKCSHLLYEDIARHGGTPIMGKTGHSLIKARMLETDAALAGEMSGHMFFADRYYGFDDALYAALRLAEIVAKTPETPLGHMLDDWPETQNTPEIRIFCPEQHKFRIVDTARESFREQGLSINEEDGVRIEFGDGWGLLRASNTQPVLVLRFEAQSANRLQEIRDIVEIPLQRWIEALPETPASDKESC; this comes from the coding sequence ATGCTTCCCATCCGTCCTGACGTCTTTCGGGCTTACGACATTCGAGGCCGTGTAGATACTGATTTCGACCCCGAATGGGTCCTGACCCTGGGGCGCGCCTGCGGCACCTTCTTCCGCACGCACGGCTTGCGCCAATGCGTAGTCGGCCACGATTGCCGGCACAGTTCGCCGCTGTACAACGACCGCCTCATTGAAGGCCTCATGGCCGCGGGCATGGACGTCACCGCCCTGGGGATGGTTCCGACCCCGGTCTTGTATTACTCGATCAAGACGCTTCACCGTCAGGCCGGGGTGATCGTGACCGCAAGCCACAATCCGCCTGAATTCAACGGGTTCAAGATCTGGCACGGACAGACCACCATGCACACGGATCAGATTCAGGACCTCTATGCCATCATGCGTGAAGGGGTTTTTGAAAACGAACCGGGCACGTACTCTGAACTCGATATCGTCCCCGCCTATCTGGAGGAACTCAGTAGCGACATTGCGTTGTCCAGACCGGTCAAGGTTGTCGTCGATGGCGGCAACGGCTCCAGCGGGGACATCTGCGCCCGCTTGCTGGAAAAGGCCGGAGCCACAGTTGTTCCACTGTATTGCACCCCGGACGGCTCGTTTCCCAACCACCATCCGGACCCGACTGTGGCCGCCAACATCGTTGACCTCCAGGAGGCGGTCGTTCGTGAACAGGCCGACTTCGGTGTCGGCCTGGACGGCGACGGCGACCGCATCGGCGTGGTCGACGCCCAGGGCGCCCCGCTGTACGGCGATCAGCTCCTGGCCGTTTTCGCCCGGGACGTCCTCACTCGCCAGCCCGGGGCGACCATCATCGGCGAGGTCAAATGCTCCCACCTGCTCTATGAAGACATCGCCCGCCATGGCGGGACCCCCATCATGGGGAAGACCGGCCACTCTCTGATCAAGGCCAGAATGCTGGAAACCGACGCGGCCCTGGCCGGAGAGATGAGCGGCCACATGTTTTTCGCCGATCGCTACTACGGCTTTGACGACGCCCTGTATGCCGCCTTGCGTCTGGCGGAAATCGTGGCCAAAACGCCTGAAACGCCGCTGGGGCACATGCTCGACGATTGGCCAGAAACCCAGAACACGCCTGAAATCCGCATTTTCTGCCCTGAACAACACAAATTCCGCATTGTGGATACGGCCCGGGAATCTTTCCGCGAGCAGGGCCTGTCCATCAACGAAGAGGATGGGGTGCGCATCGAGTTCGGTGACGGTTGGGGGCTTCTGCGGGCCTCGAACACCCAGCCGGTGCTCGTGCTCCGCTTCGAGGCCCAATCGGCCAACCGGTTGCAGGAGATCCGGGACATTGTGGAAATCCCCCTGCAACGCTGGATCGAGGCCCTGCCAGAAACGCCCGCATCCGACAAGGAGTCCTGCTGA
- the hflK gene encoding FtsH protease activity modulator HflK — protein MNWDWEKLQERRQRQQGGSGGGPQMPQFDWEEKLRKFKNFKGSGIKVGILLALLLWATTGIYIVEPAEVGVVQRFGAFSRMTQPGPHYHLPFPIETVQTPAVSQVNRIEIGFRGAGEPGSYSQTQFRQIPEEALMLTGDENIISVQFIVQYQIKNARNYLFNIVEQHKSVKDAAEAAMREVIGRNRIDTALTEGKTEIQNDTRGLLQEILDSYNSGISVVAVQMQDVHPPDQVVDAFKDVASAREDKTRFINEAQAYRNDIIPRTRGDVAEITREAEAFKESKIRQAKGDSARFLKLLAEYKKAEAITSERLYLETMEKVLANPSTEKTIISKDAMESVVPYLPLERLPRSGRNTQAGGGK, from the coding sequence ATGAATTGGGATTGGGAAAAACTCCAAGAGCGACGGCAGAGGCAACAGGGCGGTTCCGGTGGCGGGCCGCAGATGCCTCAATTCGATTGGGAAGAGAAACTACGTAAGTTTAAAAATTTCAAGGGTTCAGGAATAAAGGTGGGCATATTGCTCGCCCTGTTGCTGTGGGCGACCACCGGGATTTATATCGTCGAGCCGGCAGAGGTAGGGGTTGTCCAGCGATTCGGGGCGTTTTCCCGTATGACCCAACCTGGTCCGCATTACCATCTGCCGTTTCCTATTGAAACGGTACAGACTCCAGCTGTGAGTCAAGTCAACCGCATTGAAATTGGATTTCGCGGTGCGGGTGAGCCCGGCTCCTATAGTCAAACGCAATTCAGGCAAATCCCTGAAGAGGCCTTGATGCTGACCGGGGATGAAAACATTATCAGCGTTCAGTTTATCGTCCAGTACCAGATCAAAAACGCCAGAAATTATCTCTTTAATATTGTCGAGCAACACAAGTCGGTCAAGGACGCCGCTGAAGCAGCGATGCGTGAAGTTATCGGTCGCAACCGGATCGATACTGCTCTGACCGAGGGCAAGACCGAGATCCAGAACGACACCCGGGGACTGCTTCAGGAGATCCTGGACAGTTATAACAGCGGTATCAGTGTCGTGGCTGTGCAGATGCAGGATGTCCATCCCCCGGATCAGGTCGTGGATGCCTTTAAGGACGTGGCCAGTGCTCGGGAAGATAAGACCCGCTTTATCAACGAAGCTCAGGCCTATCGCAATGATATTATTCCTCGTACCCGAGGGGATGTCGCTGAAATAACCCGTGAAGCCGAGGCCTTTAAAGAGTCGAAAATCCGTCAGGCCAAGGGTGATTCGGCCCGTTTTCTGAAGTTGCTCGCGGAATACAAAAAGGCTGAAGCGATCACTTCGGAACGGCTGTACTTGGAAACGATGGAAAAAGTTCTGGCGAACCCCAGTACGGAAAAAACCATCATTTCCAAAGACGCCATGGAATCCGTGGTGCCGTATCTGCCGCTGGAACGACTGCCGCGTTCCGGCCGCAACACCCAAGCCGGGGGAGGAAAATAA
- the hflC gene encoding protease modulator HflC, which yields MPKRTGIAVAVVLVLLLVGIGQSFYTVDETQRGVILQLGKPVGETVGPGLHFKLPFVQNVLLFDHRIQDYDANPAEILTEDKKNLVVDNYSRWRIEDPLKFYRTVRTVSQGVSRIDDIVYSELRVELGQYTLNEVVSSKRGDIMTAVRDKADALLDEYGIKIFDVRIKRTDLPEENQMAIFGRMRSEREREAKRYRSEGHEEASKIRAVADKDRTIMLAEAERKAQILRGEGDAEAARIFAEALGQDKEFFSFVRSLEAYEKGLSNSTRLIMDNQNEFLRYLQ from the coding sequence ATGCCAAAGCGTACTGGAATAGCTGTGGCGGTGGTGCTCGTCCTCTTGCTCGTGGGCATAGGACAGAGCTTTTACACCGTGGATGAGACGCAGCGTGGAGTTATCCTGCAGTTAGGAAAACCGGTTGGAGAAACCGTGGGTCCGGGACTGCATTTCAAGCTGCCTTTTGTACAAAATGTGTTGTTGTTTGATCACCGGATTCAGGACTATGATGCCAATCCGGCCGAGATTTTGACCGAAGATAAAAAGAATCTGGTTGTCGACAATTATTCGCGTTGGCGTATCGAAGACCCGCTCAAATTTTACCGTACCGTACGAACCGTCAGTCAGGGTGTGTCCCGGATTGACGATATCGTGTACTCCGAATTGCGGGTTGAGTTGGGACAATACACGCTCAATGAAGTGGTCTCCTCGAAACGTGGGGATATCATGACCGCTGTGCGGGACAAAGCGGATGCCCTGCTTGACGAATACGGCATCAAGATCTTTGACGTGCGCATCAAACGCACCGATTTGCCCGAGGAGAACCAGATGGCCATTTTCGGGCGCATGCGCTCCGAGCGGGAGCGTGAGGCCAAACGGTACCGTTCGGAAGGGCACGAAGAGGCTTCGAAAATCCGAGCCGTGGCTGATAAGGATCGGACGATCATGCTTGCTGAGGCCGAACGCAAGGCCCAGATCCTGCGCGGTGAAGGTGACGCGGAAGCGGCACGTATTTTTGCCGAAGCCCTGGGCCAGGATAAGGAATTCTTTTCCTTTGTCCGGAGTCTGGAGGCTTATGAAAAAGGGCTCTCCAACAGCACCCGGTTGATCATGGACAATCAGAACGAGTTCTTGCGCTATCTGCAATAA
- the lpxB gene encoding lipid-A-disaccharide synthase encodes MTATPTVWISAVETSADMHGARVMRSLQARYPGLRFRGVGGPAMRRAGLDAVARAEDLSVMGLTEVLEFLPRILKILRRVKRELAATAPVAVVCIDAPDFHFPVAKRAARLKLPVVYYVAPQAWAWRKNRVTFLRRYVDRLMCLLPFEESFFRDYGVNARFAGHPLLEDMAEHNAAPGHPESAVLAILPGSRHKEIHSLLPPFLDTVRRLHHAHPDLSCRLIQAPGIAAETLLEHWPESVPVELVTAEARWAALSTATVALAASGTATLECALLGLPTVVAYKVSQVSYAIGKRLVDVPYISLPNLIMDKPLFPEFLQDDVCADQLSQALEQWLVSPEDRMQTRSELQGLRHRLGGRTASEEVAEAVLEVAGLATPGTRHP; translated from the coding sequence GTGACCGCGACACCGACCGTCTGGATCAGTGCAGTGGAAACCTCGGCAGACATGCACGGAGCCAGAGTCATGCGCAGTCTGCAAGCCCGGTACCCCGGCCTGCGCTTTCGCGGAGTCGGCGGCCCGGCCATGCGCCGGGCCGGGCTCGACGCCGTGGCCCGGGCCGAAGACTTGTCGGTCATGGGGCTGACCGAAGTCCTCGAATTTCTGCCACGGATTCTCAAAATCCTGCGCCGCGTCAAACGGGAACTGGCCGCCACAGCCCCGGTGGCCGTGGTCTGCATCGACGCGCCTGATTTCCATTTTCCGGTGGCCAAACGGGCCGCACGCCTCAAACTCCCAGTGGTGTATTATGTGGCGCCCCAGGCCTGGGCTTGGCGCAAAAATCGGGTCACATTCCTGCGCCGGTACGTCGACCGGCTCATGTGCCTGCTCCCTTTCGAGGAATCTTTTTTCCGTGACTACGGGGTCAACGCCCGATTCGCCGGGCACCCCTTGCTGGAGGACATGGCCGAGCACAACGCCGCTCCTGGCCATCCGGAGTCTGCCGTCCTGGCAATTCTGCCCGGGAGCCGGCACAAGGAAATCCACTCTCTGCTGCCCCCCTTTCTGGACACGGTCCGCCGCCTCCACCACGCCCACCCGGATCTCTCCTGCCGCCTCATTCAGGCACCCGGCATAGCCGCAGAAACGTTGCTCGAACACTGGCCGGAATCTGTGCCGGTCGAACTCGTTACAGCCGAGGCGCGGTGGGCAGCTCTGTCCACGGCCACTGTCGCCCTGGCCGCATCAGGCACCGCAACCCTGGAATGTGCCCTGTTGGGCCTGCCCACGGTCGTGGCCTACAAAGTGTCCCAGGTGAGCTACGCCATCGGCAAACGATTGGTTGACGTCCCCTATATCAGCCTGCCCAATCTGATCATGGACAAACCGTTATTTCCTGAATTTTTGCAGGACGATGTCTGTGCCGACCAACTCAGCCAAGCGCTCGAACAGTGGCTGGTCTCGCCAGAAGACCGCATGCAGACCCGCTCCGAACTCCAAGGGTTGCGCCACAGACTCGGTGGCAGGACCGCCTCTGAGGAGGTGGCCGAAGCGGTCCTGGAAGTCGCCGGACTGGCCACACCCGGCACAAGACACCCCTAG
- the pnp gene encoding polyribonucleotide nucleotidyltransferase codes for MSNIFGSTSVSTTLQGQDILIETGRLANQANGAVWVQSGGTVVLVTAVTQPVTRDIDFMPLVVDYQEMSYASGRIPGNYFRREIGRPSERETLVSRLIDRPIRPLFPAGFRDEVQIIATVLSAAPEVNPDVLALTGASAAMHISDIPFDGPIGGIRVGQVDGEFVLNPSQNELENSDLNLVLAGSRDAVTMVEGGGNFVPEDRMAEAITWGHEQVQALLQLQDELREKIGAPKIAVQAPEADTELESRVHDLAGSELAEALQVPNKLERKTAKKTVKDKVMATLEQEFAEEPERLKGAGKIFEALEKDIVRKRVKETKTRIDGRDLTTVRDLNIETSSLPRTHGSAIFARGETKVLSVATLGSSRDEQRIEMLDGELNKRFMLHYNFPPYCVGEVKMMRGPARREIGHGALAERALTPVLPTEDEFPFTMRVVSEVMESNGSSSMATVCGTSLSLMDAGVPVSAPVAGIAMGLIKEEDEFLVLTDILGDEDHLGDMDFKVAGTAEGITAIQMDSKIAGIPPEVLKRALNQAMDARLHILDNMNTVLPAARAELSEHAPQLEIVEVDTERIKDVIGPGGKNIKAITQATGASIDIEDSGRISIFAPNQQALQEAVDMVLFYDQKAEVGKDYEGTVKRIMNFGAFVEILPGLEGLLHISQLDQQRVEQVEDVVKVGDSVKVKVIEQSGDGKIRLSRKAVLMEEQGLTFDLAAEARPSGPKKGPGGGGRGGRDNGPRGGGDRR; via the coding sequence ATGAGCAATATATTTGGCAGCACCAGCGTCAGCACCACATTGCAGGGACAGGACATTCTCATCGAAACAGGACGCTTGGCCAACCAGGCCAACGGTGCCGTCTGGGTCCAGAGCGGAGGAACCGTGGTCCTGGTCACTGCCGTGACCCAGCCCGTCACTCGCGACATCGACTTTATGCCGCTGGTGGTGGACTACCAGGAAATGTCCTATGCTTCGGGCCGTATCCCCGGCAATTATTTTCGCCGCGAAATCGGACGGCCCAGCGAGCGTGAGACTCTGGTCTCACGCCTGATCGACCGCCCCATCCGTCCCTTGTTCCCCGCCGGATTCCGGGATGAAGTGCAGATCATCGCCACCGTCCTTTCCGCAGCCCCGGAGGTCAATCCCGATGTCCTGGCTCTGACCGGGGCCTCGGCGGCGATGCACATTTCTGACATCCCCTTTGACGGCCCTATCGGCGGTATCCGCGTCGGCCAGGTCGATGGCGAGTTCGTGCTCAACCCGTCACAAAACGAGTTGGAAAACAGCGACCTCAACCTCGTCCTGGCTGGAAGCCGCGACGCGGTGACCATGGTTGAAGGCGGCGGCAATTTTGTTCCTGAAGACCGCATGGCCGAAGCCATCACCTGGGGCCACGAACAGGTTCAGGCGCTGCTGCAACTCCAGGACGAGTTGCGGGAGAAAATCGGCGCACCCAAGATTGCCGTTCAGGCCCCTGAGGCAGACACCGAACTCGAGTCCCGCGTCCACGACCTGGCCGGTTCCGAATTGGCCGAAGCCTTGCAAGTTCCCAACAAATTGGAGCGCAAGACGGCCAAAAAAACGGTCAAAGACAAGGTTATGGCTACCCTGGAGCAGGAATTCGCTGAAGAGCCGGAACGCTTGAAAGGCGCAGGCAAGATCTTTGAAGCCCTGGAAAAAGATATTGTCCGCAAACGGGTCAAAGAAACGAAGACCCGCATCGACGGCCGGGACCTGACCACAGTCCGGGATCTGAATATCGAAACAAGCTCTCTGCCGCGTACCCACGGCTCGGCCATTTTCGCCCGCGGCGAAACCAAGGTCCTTTCCGTGGCCACTCTTGGCAGCTCCCGCGACGAGCAACGCATCGAGATGCTCGACGGCGAACTCAACAAGCGGTTCATGCTCCACTACAATTTCCCGCCGTATTGCGTGGGCGAAGTCAAAATGATGCGCGGTCCGGCCCGTCGGGAAATCGGACACGGAGCCCTGGCCGAACGCGCTCTGACCCCGGTGTTGCCCACGGAAGATGAATTCCCGTTCACCATGCGTGTCGTGTCCGAAGTCATGGAAAGCAATGGCTCTTCCTCCATGGCCACGGTCTGCGGCACCAGCCTGTCCCTCATGGACGCCGGTGTCCCGGTCAGCGCCCCGGTGGCGGGCATCGCCATGGGCCTTATCAAGGAAGAGGACGAATTCCTTGTCCTCACGGATATCCTGGGCGACGAAGACCACCTCGGTGATATGGACTTCAAAGTCGCCGGAACAGCTGAAGGAATCACCGCCATCCAGATGGACAGCAAAATTGCCGGGATCCCGCCCGAAGTTCTCAAGCGGGCCCTCAACCAGGCCATGGACGCCCGGTTGCACATCCTGGACAATATGAACACCGTCTTGCCGGCGGCGCGGGCTGAACTCTCCGAGCACGCCCCGCAGTTGGAAATCGTCGAGGTGGACACCGAGCGGATCAAAGATGTCATCGGTCCCGGCGGCAAGAACATCAAGGCCATCACCCAGGCCACTGGCGCCTCCATCGACATCGAGGATTCGGGCCGGATCTCGATCTTCGCCCCCAATCAGCAGGCGTTGCAGGAAGCGGTGGACATGGTCCTGTTTTACGATCAGAAGGCCGAAGTCGGTAAAGATTACGAAGGCACGGTCAAGCGCATCATGAACTTTGGCGCGTTTGTGGAAATCCTGCCCGGTCTGGAAGGCTTGTTGCACATCTCGCAGCTCGACCAGCAGCGCGTGGAACAAGTCGAGGATGTCGTCAAGGTCGGCGACTCCGTGAAGGTCAAGGTCATTGAACAAAGCGGTGACGGCAAAATCCGGCTGAGCCGCAAGGCGGTTCTCATGGAAGAACAGGGACTGACCTTTGACCTCGCCGCAGAGGCGCGCCCCAGCGGCCCCAAAAAAGGCCCCGGAGGCGGAGGCCGCGGCGGACGGGACAACGGTCCCCGCGGAGGCGGCGACCGCCGGTAA
- the rpsO gene encoding 30S ribosomal protein S15, with the protein MALTQEKKTEIIEQFKQHEGDTGSPEVQVALLTHRITYLTEHFKEHKQDNHSRTGLLKLVGKRRKLLDYLRRKDVHRYRDLIKRLNLRK; encoded by the coding sequence GTGGCTTTGACGCAAGAGAAGAAGACAGAAATCATCGAGCAATTCAAGCAACATGAAGGCGACACAGGGTCGCCCGAAGTCCAGGTCGCTTTGCTCACTCACCGCATCACCTACCTCACCGAGCACTTTAAAGAGCACAAGCAGGACAATCACTCCCGCACAGGCTTGCTCAAGCTGGTAGGAAAGCGGCGCAAACTGCTGGACTATCTCCGGCGCAAGGATGTCCATCGCTATCGCGATCTGATCAAGCGCCTCAATCTGCGCAAGTAG